In Erigeron canadensis isolate Cc75 chromosome 1, C_canadensis_v1, whole genome shotgun sequence, a single window of DNA contains:
- the LOC122589782 gene encoding uncharacterized protein LOC122589782 codes for MGAQWSKQIQRRKAVIAERKRLKKLQEKCGCEYPGCDWQPSDRKNWMLGLDPEKLHINKIVWPGTHNSATDKIGIMIFTRPFAQCQSLSIYQQLLCGARVLDIRVEENGNACHGILTTYKVDVVIEDIKRFVYETESEIVILEIRTEFGHKDPPAFEKYLEEQLGELLIHPDDNTFEKTIAEILPRRIICVWKPRISPEPKEGCPLWSSGYLRDNWINTDLPATKFESNMKYLSQQQPVTSRKYFYRVENTVTPQADNPIVCVKAVTNRIHGYGRLFIAQCFAQNCANRLQIFSIDFIDEDFVDACVGLTKARIEGMA; via the coding sequence ATGGGAGCTCAGTGGTCTAAACAGATCCAACGGCGAAAAGCAGTCATTGctgaaagaaaaagattaaagaAACTCCAAGAAAAATGTGGATGTGAGTACCCCGGATGTGATTGGCAACCATCAGACAGGAAAAACTGGATGTTGGGCCTTGACCCTGAGAAACTGCATATCAACAAGATTGTGTGGCCTGGAACCCACAATTCCGCCACTGACAAGATCGGCATCATGATTTTTACCCGCCCGTTTGCTCAATGCCAGTCGCTATCTATTTACCAACAACTTTTATGTGGGGCTCGTGTCCTTGATATTCGAGTTGAGGAGAATGGGAATGCCTGTCACGGGATTTTGACAACATACAAGGTTGATGTTGTCATAGAAGACATTAAAAGGTTTGTTTATGAAACTGAGTCGGAGATTGTAATTCTTGAGATCAGGACTGAGTTCGGCCACAAGGATCCCCCGGCATTTGAGAAATACTTGGAAGAGCAACTCGGGGAGTTGTTGATCCATCCAGATGACAACACCTTTGAAAAAACAATAGCAGAGATCTTACCAAGGAGAATTATATGTGTCTGGAAGCCCCGAATATCACCTGAGCCAAAAGAGGGATGCCCGTTATGGAGTTCAGGTTATTTGAGGGATAACTGGATCAACACTGATTTACCAGCAACAAAGTTCGAGAGTAATATGAAGTATTTGAGTCAGCAGCAGCCTGTCACTTCCCGGAAATACTTCTACAGAGTGGAGAATACTGTAACACCCCAGGCTGATAACCCGATTGTGTGTGTGAAAGCAGTTACCAACCGGATTCATGGGTATGGAAGATTGTTTATAGCACAATGTTTTGCACAAAATTGTGCCAATCGTCTACAGATTTTTTCCATAGATTTCATAGATGAGGATTTTGTTGATGCTTGCGTTGGGCTTACCAAGGCAAGAATTGAAGGGATGGCTTGA
- the LOC122604448 gene encoding F-box/kelch-repeat protein At3g06240-like, translating into MSDYISKDLIDDIFTRLPTKSLLRFRSVSKSVCARISSPDFIRKHALQSQPKFLIRHRLLPDDRDYYTIHSEDQLPLRNSGGYNDEVTFKFPYRYTYNIVGSCNGILCVYEEDLFGSYFSLWNPSIRCQLKLPDVPFCDSSSVDDLFCDRRSTVGFGFDSVNDDYKVVWLSYSQFRHPRVCSFVYTMKTDAWCKIQVPSTTYSEVSSYACLFNGALYWIANCDSTMVDDIDRRHILTFDLSTHLFGKIVLPKPNWGIHRLAIIKGSLAVFSTTYNDSGIWVREEQDNTSSWSLFFESTTTQFERDRIFELTSGDFLFHSYYTTPEVYNLETGLTERVEFSPKVNIEKFVETLELLGKGTSYEGKQPSFARSQKKKKITYTWVED; encoded by the coding sequence ATGTCAGACTATATAAGCAAGGATTTGATCGATGATATATTCACAAGACTACCAACCAAGTCCCTCCTTCGATTTAGATCGGTCTCTAAATCAGTATGTGCCCGTATTTCTAGCCCTGATTTCATCCGCAAGCATGCCTTGCAATCTCAGCCAAAGTTCTTGATTCGACACAGGCTTCTTCCCGACGATAGAGACTACTACACAATACATTCAGAAGACCAATTACCATTGCGTAACTCAGGTGGATATAATGATGAAGTAACCTTTAAGTTTCCTTACAGGTATACCTACAATATAGTAGGTTCATGTAATGGTATTCTTTGTGTTTATGAAGAAGACTTATTTGGCAGCTACTTTAGTCTTTGGAACCCTTCTATTAGATGCCAACTAAAGCTGCCTGATGTTCCTTTTTGTGATAGTAGCTCTGTAGATGATTTATTCTGTGACCGTAGGAGTACAGTTGGGTTTGGATTTGACTCGGTTAATGATGATTACAAGGTTGTGTGGCTATCCTATTCACAGTTTAGACACCCTCGAGTATGTTCATTTGTTTATACCATGAAGACAGATGCTTGGTGTAAGATTCAAGTTCCTTCTACTACGTATTCTGAAGTGTCGTCGTATGCTTGTTTGTTCAACGGAGCATTGTATTGGATTGCAAATTGTGATTCAACGATGGTAGATGACATTGACCGTCGTCATATATTGACATTTGATCTTAGCACTCATCTTTTTGGCAAGATTGTGTTGCCAAAACCTAATTGGGGAATCCATCGGTTAGCAATCATCAAAGGTTCTCTAGCTGTGTTTTCTACGACATACAATGATAGTGGGATTTGGGTGAGGGAAGAGCAGGATAACACTTCTTCTTGGTCTCTATTTTTTGAATCCACCACTACTCAGTTTGAACGTGATAGAATATTTGAACTTACTTCAGGTGATTTCTTGTTCCACAGTTACTATACAACGCCTGAAGTTTATAATCTTGAAACAGGACTTACTGAACGCGTTGAGTTTTCTCCCAAAGTCAACATAGAAAAGTTTGTTGAAACCCTTGAATTGTTAGGCAAAGGAACATCTTACGAGGGTAAGCAACCATCCTTCGCTCGaagccaaaagaaaaagaaaataacttaTACTTGGGTCGAAGACTAA
- the LOC122604538 gene encoding F-box/kelch-repeat protein At3g23880-like: MLDRLCEELVDEIFQRLPVKSLLRFRSLSKYWFSRIASPDFIRGHKLQSVNAPLKLIVKRHLYRTRVVYYTLFSESKFHMDVAEDDLPSRGFEVVGSCNGILCVVDKDMVFSLWNPTIRRKLTIPVPPYYIRDRRDWLGLGFGVDPITDDYKIVMISYSKTDPLVYSMKAGTWSLINSPTMPLKKVISRACLVNGTLYWVVERNPTGICIMTFDLSTNNCGSIELPRPCYAIRRMPIVIKDSLAVFYTSWSNEWIWVRRERNNSSAWSMLVRSSTFLVSNPKVGRVLQLTNGDFLLLERKWGLTIYNAERGKSRFASKADIIDMESYAESLVLLDRGVICKETRQSCDVEAKANRRRRKLMMYRF; this comes from the coding sequence ATGTTAGATCGTCTATGTGAAGAATTGGTGgatgaaatctttcaaagatTGCCAGTCAAATCCCTCCTCCGATTCAGATCTCTCTCCAAGTATTGGTTTTCTCGTATTGCTAGCCCGGATTTCATACGAGGGCACAAACTTCAATCTGTCAATGCTCCGCTGAAACTCATCGTCAAGCGCCATCTTTATCGTACTAGAGTTGTTTATTATACATTGTTTTCGGAAAGCAAATTTCATATGGATGTAGCAGAAGATGATCTTCCGAGCAGAGGTTTTGAAGTTGTTGGTTCATGTAATGGAATTCTCTGTGTGGTGGACAAAGATATGGTTTTTAGCTTATGGAACCCCACGATTAGGCGCAAACTAACCATACCCGTACCCCcatattatataagagatagACGTGATTGGCTTGGACTAGGTTTTGGGGTTGACCCAATCACTGATGATTACAAGATTGTGATGATTTCCTACTCTAAAACAGATCCATTGGTTTACTCTATGAAGGCCGGCACTTGGTCTCTGATTAATTCCCCTACCATGCCGTTAAAAAAGGTTATTTCAAGGGCGTGTTTGGTCAATGGGACATTGTATTGGGTGGTTGAACGTAATCCAACCGGAATATGTATCATGACATTCGATTTGAGTACAAATAATTGTGGCTCAATTGAGCTCCCGCGACCATGTTATGCAATTAGAAGAATGCCAATAGTCATCAAAGATTCATTAGCTGTGTTTTATACATCATGGTCGAATGAGTGGATTTGGGTGAGAAGGGAGAGAAATAATAGTAGTGCTTGGTCAATGCTTGTTAGATCGTCAACCTTTTTAGTGTCTAATCCAAAAGTAGGTCGAGTTTTGCAACTGACCAATGGTGATTTCTTACTCCTCGAACGCAAATGGGGGCTCACTATTTATAATGCGGAAAGAGGAAAGAGCCGATTTGCTTCAAAGGCTGACATCATTGACATGGAATCATATGCCGAAAGCCTTGTATTGCTAGACAGAGGAGTCATTTGCAAGGAAACACGACAATCTTGTGATGTAGAAGCAAAAGCAAATCGCAGAAGACGAAAACTCATGATGTATCGATTCTAG